Proteins found in one Paenibacillus sp. FSL R10-2782 genomic segment:
- a CDS encoding ABC transporter substrate-binding protein, translated as MSKLIVSFRKPFWVGSLVLLLLVLVAGCSGSKNDTGQNTNATPNPSKTDDQPVEGGTFTYGRPASVTSFDLHNQITSNNAFAIDKVFEPLVAFNSDGKIVDWLAESHSISTDGLTYTFVLRDGLKFSNGTGVTAKDAVFSIQRHLNVGGPLAIAAQVASLSAKDEKTLIIKLKTPYTPFISELSNFSNGILPKDFGGVSEKEFFKNPVGTGPFVVKKWDSAGDLTFSKNKYYWQKGKPYINELVYKLIEDDSQAINQLKAGAIDAIESVALENVNELKQGTDTKVATNGSWVTEQLFFNTLDKHFSDVHVRRALALALDRNGLTNAVTFGFAKSANSLLPPAIPYNTNDTIKALGFDTNAAKAELAKSKFPNGFSTKLLIASGNNSRTQEAQIIQAAAKTIGIDIQIESVELASFRERFFAYDFSAMINSGQADSPEANSILAFQTDPEGFSKSYWTHYTNNEVTKLLHEGQKTPDGEERAGIYGKLQQILADEVPYIPLYYPDILKGVRSSIDGLVVLPNNSVRFEDVRVKGN; from the coding sequence ATGTCCAAACTTATTGTATCTTTTAGGAAGCCGTTTTGGGTTGGATCTTTAGTATTGCTTTTATTGGTTCTCGTGGCAGGATGCTCCGGCTCCAAAAATGATACAGGTCAAAATACAAATGCTACTCCTAACCCAAGCAAAACCGATGATCAACCCGTGGAAGGGGGAACCTTTACATATGGCCGCCCGGCTTCCGTAACCTCGTTTGATCTGCATAATCAGATTACATCCAATAATGCTTTTGCTATCGACAAAGTATTTGAGCCGCTGGTCGCCTTTAACAGTGATGGAAAGATTGTGGATTGGCTTGCAGAGTCGCACAGTATAAGCACAGATGGTTTAACCTATACTTTTGTTTTACGCGATGGCTTGAAATTTTCAAACGGAACCGGAGTTACTGCCAAGGATGCGGTTTTTTCAATTCAGCGTCATTTGAATGTAGGAGGTCCTCTTGCAATAGCGGCACAGGTGGCTTCGCTCTCGGCTAAAGATGAAAAAACACTCATAATTAAGCTTAAAACGCCGTATACGCCGTTTATTTCTGAACTATCAAACTTTTCCAATGGTATTCTTCCAAAGGATTTCGGCGGTGTCTCGGAAAAAGAATTCTTCAAGAATCCGGTCGGTACTGGTCCCTTTGTCGTTAAGAAATGGGATTCTGCCGGTGATCTTACTTTCAGCAAAAATAAATACTATTGGCAGAAAGGCAAGCCCTACATCAATGAACTTGTCTACAAGCTCATTGAAGATGACAGCCAAGCGATTAACCAGTTGAAGGCTGGCGCGATTGATGCTATTGAGTCTGTAGCTCTTGAAAATGTAAATGAATTAAAACAAGGTACGGACACCAAGGTGGCGACCAATGGAAGCTGGGTGACAGAGCAATTGTTCTTCAATACCCTGGACAAGCATTTTTCGGATGTGCACGTTCGCCGTGCGCTGGCGTTGGCGCTTGACCGTAATGGATTGACCAATGCGGTTACCTTTGGTTTCGCAAAGTCAGCCAATTCGCTTTTGCCGCCAGCCATTCCATACAACACGAATGATACGATTAAAGCGCTCGGCTTTGATACGAATGCTGCCAAAGCAGAGCTTGCAAAATCAAAGTTCCCTAACGGGTTTTCTACAAAATTGCTCATTGCCTCTGGAAACAACTCAAGAACTCAGGAGGCACAGATTATTCAGGCGGCCGCCAAAACAATCGGCATTGATATTCAAATTGAATCTGTTGAGCTGGCCTCATTCCGCGAGCGTTTCTTTGCCTATGACTTTTCGGCAATGATCAACAGCGGACAAGCGGATTCTCCAGAAGCCAACTCAATCCTCGCTTTCCAGACAGACCCGGAAGGCTTTAGCAAGTCGTACTGGACTCATTACACGAACAATGAAGTTACCAAGCTCCTGCACGAGGGGCAAAAAACACCTGATGGGGAAGAACGTGCGGGAATTTACGGCAAGCTTCAACAAATCCTTGCAGATGAGGTGCCTTATATCCCGCTTTATTATCCGGATATTCTGAAAGGTGTTCGTTCTTCCATTGATGGCCTGGTCGTGCTTCCCAATAACAGCGTTCGTTTTGAAGATGTACGTGTGAAAGGTAATTAG